The genomic window NNNNNNNNNNNNNNNNNNNNNNNNNNNNNNNNNNNNNNNNNNNNNNNNNNNNNNNNNNNNNNNNNNNNNNNNNNNNNNNNNNNNNNNNNNNNNNNNNNNNNNNNNNNNNNNNNNNNNNNNNNNNNNNNNNNNNNNNNNNNNNNNNNNNNNNNNNNNNNNNNNNNNNNNNNNNNNNCCAAGAGTGTTATACCCTAtagtaaaaaatacatgtattcatTTTCCTAATCTCAGTTTGTaaacatttctaaataccaaaGACCACCTCTAAAAAGAAGGAAGACGGGATCCTATTTTCTTACCAGTGATCTGTAAAACTTCATGACTGCTACTTGGCTAAGGAGAGAACACAGGCGATGTGTGGTGCTACTCGACTTGCTTCAGCCTTTTATAGCGAGGAGCATTTCAGTCTTCAAGGACATTTGGGCTTTTATCCTAGCCGTTTAAACATTTTCTCGAAGCTAATGATAGGATAGAATTACTTTACGAGGATTCTGGGATGTGACATGCCATGAGACCAGATCACGTCTTGtgaggaatatatttttttctttgaccgtataaaaaaaaaaaacatgattgtgatatatatttagttatctgGCCTTGGCGTTCTTCCCCTTGTCCGCCTCATAGCTTCCAAGCTACTTTTTAAtcgaatgaaaattatattaattcaaatatacataaacaaacgcaCTTATTATGTTACAAAATATGATAACATCACACGGGACAGTTGAAGATATCAGAGCCTTATCTTCTCATGTTTGTCTTTCACGCCTTTATGGCCTAAGGTAATCTAAGTTTGTTTTATATTCCAGGGCCATCTTCTTCTGGAACATTTCCATTCCTGACTAGNNNNNNNNNNNNNNNNNNNNNNNNNNNNNNNNNNNNNNNNNNNNNNNNNNNNNNNNNNNNNNNNNNNNNNNNNNNNNNNNNNNNNNNNNNNNNNNNNNNNNNNNNNNNNNNNNNNNNNNNNNNNNNNNNNNNNNNNTCCTATCTCTACgtattttttaagattatttaccATGATCGCAGGagatctcattatcattttaggaTTAGTTCAAGAAATATGCTCATTCCTGACTGGTTTCCTCTTCATTAACTCAAGTTATTAAGGNNNNNNNNNNNNNNNNNNNNNNNNNNNNNNNNNNNNNNNNNNNNNNNNNNNNNNNNNNNNNNNNNNNNNNNNNNNNNNNATCTCTATttttggtaaaaagaaaaagaaggacatgTTGGCTTCTTTGCAGTTTTATTTAGGTTTAATCCAGGTTACGGAAATGTTCTTTGGGTATGACTGTTACCATTCGTAGCTTCCTCCGCCATTTCCTCGTCCTCCGCCGAAggatcctctcccttctcgtccTCCACCTTGGCCAAATCCACCGACGTTGCCATCGCTGAAGCCCGAGCCGCCGCCGACGTTAGGAAGAACGCCAACACCGACCAAGGGTGCGCGGACGACGCTGCCTCCACCTCATTCGCCGCTAAATCCTCTAGCACCTCCACTAAATCCTCCAGCTCCACCGTGTCCTCCTCCGCCACCACTAAATCCACCGGCATTACCAAAGTCACCTCCGCCACCGCCTTCTCTGCTCCCGTATCCGCCTCCACCAGCCTTCGCCGAGTAAACCATTGCTATTATGGCCAAAACCACGATCTGAAAGAAAAGAAGttcaatatattcataattacaaCATTCTGCAAGAGTAAAATTTCCCGTAtttcaaaaagaatgaaaaagaaatataagagaaaaaaaatagaaccaaCTATTCAGGTGCTGTACTGTAACTGGGTTTACAAATGAAAATCACGATCTCATTGTCTCACCAAAGAACGGGGAAGGATCATGACTGGCAGTTCAGCTGACTTCGCAGGGGAGACAACGCCACCGATGTGTCCTTCTGCTTGTTCCTTCCCGTATTTATTCCAGAGACCTACTTCTTCTAGAAGGACATGCGATTTTACTGATATGTACTTGAACTTTAAAAGTCAAATCTTGAATTTTCCAGATCTGTGATCATCTGGCAAGTCATGAATTGTaagaattgtttatatatttcattcgTCGTTATGTGTAAGTCTTATCCTTTTCTACTTTTGAGTAACCTAGATTCAGTTAATGTGATTTAGGAATTTTCATAAAGCAAACTTGTATTTGACGCTTCTCAATGGAATATAGCAAAATTCACAACTCTTAGTTATCCACACCTATAAGCATGATTGCATCTGTTTACCACGTGTGTCACTATTCTgacttctgtatatatgtaaagataaaggcatacagacaaaaagaaagaaggaaagaaagaaaatagataagacacattgaaacagagatagagatagagaaatcaataaagatgaagatagagatatagacgtAGAATTGATAAGGTCCGAATAAACACTTTTAGATTATGTCGTTTAAAGAAGACCTCAAACCCGTGCCTTTTTGTTCATCTAAATTTCCATCTGGTCATAAAATATATAGCATAGTCTTGTgtgacttttttatttcttacttttacgATTTTATAGACAATAAACATAATTTGTTGTCAATCTATTTAGTTTTCTTaacgagaaacaaagaaaattatctaTGTCAGATATTtgacattcatttatttttttaaaaatctgtttaatTCATACAcaacatactgtgtgtgtgtagatagatatgtatgaatgtataagaGGCAGGAAGGTcgatagagagatatgaatagagctacacatacagaatatataaataaattctgAATCCTGATTATTTGGATAATCAAGCGTAGTTGTTGCCATTTAATTCCGTTTTCGCAAATTaccaataaaaagagaagaaaatgttcgatcgctttatttcatttattcaaaaTGTTCGTTATCATATGATCGCCAGACGTGGTAGCAGAGAAAGTCGAAGAGTAGATTATCTTGCCATTTTATATTCTTGGCATTTTAATCTGAGAAATTCNNNNNNNNNNNNNNNNNNNNNNNNNNNNNNNNNNCAtacagagagaaaggtagatatatTGAGAGATGAAAAGAGCTACATGTACTTAGGATATGTAAATGAAATCAGAATTCTGActtcatttacataattatagATTTGGTCTCACTTTGATTTCGTTCTGAAGCATATCTGCCATTNNNNNNNNNNNNNNNNNNNNNNNNNNNNNNNNNNNNNNNNNNNNNNNNNNNNNNNNNNNNNNNNNNNNNNNNNNNNNNTCGNNNNNNNNNNNNNNNNNNNNNNNNNNNNNNNNNNNNNNNNNNNNNNNNNNNNNNNNNNNNNNNNNNNNNNNNATCGATTCAGgttaattatatatgatactgATGAGGGATCATAGTTTCTCATGGATTATGTACATTAAGAATGGTAATAAATCAGAGAAACAAAGATATTTCTGCTTTGGCAGTTTTACTTCCTTTACAGATATGGTCGTTGCGCACAAAGATTACCATCCGTAGCTTNNNNNNNNNNNNNNNNNNNNNNNNNNNNNNNNNNNNNNNNNNNNNTGNNNNNNNNNNNNNNNNNNNNNNNNNNNNNNNNNNNNNNTAGGAAGAACGCCCACGCCGACCAAGCGCGCGCGGACGACgctgcctccacctccaccgccgCCATACCCGCCGCTTCCTCCGCCAAATCCTTGGGCTCCTCCACCTAGTCCTCCAGCACCTCCGCTAAATCCTCCAACTCCACCGTGTCCAGAAAACCCTCCTCCGACGCCGCTAAACCCTCCGGAATTACCAAAGccacctcctccaccgcctcctcgGCTCCCGTATCCGCCTCCACCGGCCTTCGCCGAGTAAACCATTGCCATTAAGGCCAAAACCACGATCTGAAAAAAGGAAACACTATATATTGCATTCATGCTTAAAACACACCCAAGGTATAAAATTTCGCACTGCATATAAAACTGGACTAAAGCAAAAGAATAGAGTGCCACACTGTAAAAGGATCCAACTAATGAAAGTTAAACGTGTACGATCACATTGTCTCACCAAAGGACGGGGAAGGATCATGACTGGCAGTTCAGCTGACTTCGCAGGGGAGACAACGCCAGCGATGTGTGCCGCTGCTTGCCTTTGTCCCGTATTTATGCCAGACATCTACTTCTTCGACAAGGACATACGCCTTT from Penaeus monodon isolate SGIC_2016 chromosome 23, NSTDA_Pmon_1, whole genome shotgun sequence includes these protein-coding regions:
- the LOC119588251 gene encoding glycine-rich RNA-binding protein 10-like — encoded protein: MILPRPLIVVLALMAMVYSAKAGGGGYGSRGGGGGGGFGNSGGFSGVGGGFSGHGGVGGFSGGAGGLGGGAQGFGGGSGGYGGGGGGGSVVRARLVGVGVRYSKVEKDKTYT